In Nocardioides sp. WS12, the DNA window TTCCTCCCCAGGTACGACGACAGCCGGCGCCGTAGCCGCCAAGATCGACCCATGCGACTTCCCGAAGCCATCGTCCGGCCGCTGCTCAAGTCGGGCAAGAAGCCGATGAACGCGATGCGCGCGCCCGAGGCGATGACCGTGCTCGACCGGCCGGTGCAACACACCGACTTCTCGTCCCTCGACGGCCACGTCCACGTGCTGCTGGTGACCTACAAGCGCGACGGGACGGCCATTCCGTCACCGGTGTGGTTCGCCCGCGACGGCCAGACGCTCTACGTGTGGACCGAGATCAACGCGTTCAAGGCCAAGCGGGTGCGCAACGACCCGCGCGCCCTCCTCGCTCCGTGCGACGCCCGCGGTGTCCCGGAGGGTGATCCGATCGCCGCGCGCGGCCGGGTCCTCACCGATGAGGCCGACCGGCAACGTGCTGCGAAGGTGATCCGGAGCCAGTGGGGCATCGGCCGCCGGGTCTTCGAACTGGTGTCGCGCCCGCTGACCGACGTGCACTACCTGGCCTTCGAACCGGCACCGAAGGAC includes these proteins:
- a CDS encoding PPOX class F420-dependent oxidoreductase — encoded protein: MRLPEAIVRPLLKSGKKPMNAMRAPEAMTVLDRPVQHTDFSSLDGHVHVLLVTYKRDGTAIPSPVWFARDGQTLYVWTEINAFKAKRVRNDPRALLAPCDARGVPEGDPIAARGRVLTDEADRQRAAKVIRSQWGIGRRVFELVSRPLTDVHYLAFEPAPKD